A genomic stretch from Ictalurus punctatus breed USDA103 chromosome 2, Coco_2.0, whole genome shotgun sequence includes:
- the zgc:66474 gene encoding uncharacterized protein zgc:66474 isoform X4, translated as MTKLQLLHRALNERLMAAVEQIMEMVGGTVLEYEEETVRARKENEILRRRLRWMEGENPTDWPDPAAFPVPGEASLTDTLALESLIIKTEPIDSSDFQLYGPDASLTASVCTGNMEMVYPGTSAPVDAGIPDGMVWDSAQSYMAPLDFDPTLSTMARNRSQRRSFACPDCGKVFGREQRLMFHMRVHSDERPYTYRRRKTCFYGDKKRKKKLRGLSKTSREFIEDLSDSSEQTEHSTGSANVGISTSAGPTAPEVEPSEASDEASEHTSSSKLSETSAARPVGLKAKQGREKAKTAQCLQCNRAFTNLSRLAVHMKTHRKPLPSQDEQNIQGDSDRTDSGSQHLAKTIRNNDTEVEKAKAIGQRLFQCPECKKIFARSCWLTFHLKSHERERKRQKKKQLQNNSLKDVPQVSEEPKKEVATESSKVQVLKKIFACPYCDKVFAREGWLGPHIRSHTAKKQKSDIISDAILPNSTKRRTRRVDTQPSIETGNEQKKISEQSLGETENSEIVDEQPKNETSVSQNITMESITNPETQVIISNSSEDISIEPESISNETETVSNKITEESTPVPEESSEQKGGVKKSKKRFPCRECGKVYLLAGWLRTHKKMHKKERILEEHRRQLMMLKEIGPNDNEDGGQSLVETNVVEKKQRKKKKTLGLQESLDDKKKKKSQLTNAVLLKTMDNSSDVQTAADKSKKPGGATRGQCVCKDCGKVYARKNWLSLHMLGHRKALMALPQKANDEAPNNDGQTTQEGSSTENSKGQKGKDGGKASFPCPFCDKVFPRAMRLMVHMQIHSGEKPYSYRQRKEQFYTDPTRPRVPDTAKQEPAVEGNDEKGKDGENEVTRSQTSAVSQDHASATEPMETVQPQSVCTGRKFSLLPLQSSGAATIHSTALTRTDSKSDSNFSLQPRIVLDPVIAESSHSTSSEGGEFKPVIVETSDIQLHQMPDLETNYAATGGQVKSHLPQTPLENSNTYVIQNPLAETDHPDIVCVKVGSVHKYHENTSSSEKLLVSIGDQQTSESPELRKSEICKRKGQVESRDCSLFDVKQHKVRGDPELVEMDIQSQQSGSQIHTHEKSRFLDIVTTKNIPPHSEYLKRGTDQTCISVRRSTDIALTTVPEFVLTESSSSAIHQVSRTESGYMILSDVSDDDDDDDDEWAIVSNNPDEKKEKKALKISTPLPEGLADAGSVPSSSHKASDSDSDVAFMLEKTGEQNFPDGTLTNRDEMAATSVQQTNEPSSTGQKRWFTCLACGLTFAGEASLTQHMKVHSVSAGTYQKSNAFKSLKKRVKNNETKIKQQVVQVQTSEVCSADSTDNSEISGKSDSTLINVNTAKLSGSCPDIGATSQSSRAASKTVDRKSKKGKRILRCYYCGKACEKIELHLMHDHPKEPKVIEALHFSNTLEERKRLLSLLCSSKKKKHYYTTRNKKEEDLVHCIFCQGYYQRNQFWKHALICEQKQPKEFIVTEPGSSTELPNTSLRSWPSLAQKTFDPESGNLISTVKQATPESVNRSLPKAEHHTTHYVYSVSPVSETGSTEVNAIPDHGSESLSILYTGNSSAMMTLDSECSEPLILDSLHNALEFQESCPCTVQETPPLGTKGISEKVHQSTLEPENGLDTVLPTHTPVLSSSYLLDTGSTNLQQNTDQDCQSSSKHTLDCSGKHVTPQESVSRSHTVKSDWTIIPTAVSVDLEQNLGSATEPERTAITMPELASETAARNNPHSESINCLVANFFSSDAQKNANPETGDISFQVFGNDEHRAPDIESHYLLIPNHIPREKKQTTGPEIYSAATKQFDSEGHIRDDTEEGGKCTGQDSDLKPLGLNSTTTVKWKWDSPSRDTKRRRQSDHLQQTSTEERKTSPVTSQAPEMKRCLQISDVWNSLKKSKGKAKLKLKKKHYCLYCKKPSLRMTQHLLSAHAREPEVAKALSYDKKAKERKQLLDLLQSKGNLLHKDMGNS; from the exons ATGACCAAGTTGCAGCTCTTGCACCGTGCTCTAAACGAGCGGCTGATGGCGGCGGTGGAGCAGATCATGGAGATGGTGGGCGGCACGGTGCTGGAGTATGAAGAGGAGACGGTGAGAGCGCGCAAAGAGAACGAGATCCTCAGACGGAGGCTCCGGTGGATGGAGGGAGAAAATCCGACCGACTGGCCAG ATCCCGCTGCTTTCCCTGTCCCAGGTGAGGCCAGCCTGACAGACACACTAGCACTAGAGTCCCTAATTATCAAAACGGAGCCCATTGACTCCTCAGATTTCCAGTTATATGGACCTGATGCAAGTCTCACAGCATCGGTATGCACTGGCAATATGGAAATGGTTTATCCTGGTACCAGTGCTCCTGTTGATGCTGGCATTCCTGACGGTATGGTATGGGACTCGGCACAAAGCTATATGGCTCCTCTAGACTTTGACCCCACTCTGTCCACCATGGCAAGGAACAGGAGTCAGAGGAGGTCCTTTGCCTGCCCAGACTGTGGGAAAGTCTTCGGGAGGGAGCAGAGACTGATGTTCCACATGCGTGTCCACTCTGACGAGAGGCCCTATACATACCGCAGGCGTAAAACATGCTTTTATGGGGACAAGAAACGGAAGAAGAAATTACGAGGCCTTTCCAAG ACATCAAGAGAGTTCATAGAGGACCTGTCTGACTCTTCAGAGCAGACAGAGCACAGTACTGGATCAGCTAACGTCGGTATCTCAACAAGTGCTGGCCCCACAGCTCCAGAAGTAGAGCCAAGCGAGGCATCAGATGAAGCCAGTGAACACACCAGCAGCAGCAAGCTCTCTGAGACCAGTGCAGCCAGACCTGTAGGCCTTAAAGCTAAGCAAGGAAGAGAAAAGGCCAAGACAGCTCAGTGCCTGCAGTGTAACAGAGCCTTCACTAATTTATCACGGCTGGCAGTTCACATGAAGACCCACAGAAAGCCACTTCCCAGCCAAGATGAACAGAATATACAGGGTGACTCTGACAGAACAGACAGTGGATCACAACATCTTGCAAAG ACAATAAGGAACAACGACACTGAGGTGGAGAAGGCAAAAGCAATAGGTCAGAGGCTGTTTCAGTGCCCCGAGTGCAAGAAGATCTTTGCTCGCTCCTGTTGGCTCACCTTCCACTTGAAGTCACATGAACGAGAACGTAAGCGGCAGAAAAAGAAGCAGCTTCAAAATAACAGCCTGAAGGACGTCCCCCAGGTCTCAGAAGAG CCGAAGAAAGAGGTAGCTACTGAAAGCAGCAAAGTTCAAGTACTAAAGAAAATCTTTGCTTGCCCGTACTGCGATAAGGTTTTTGCTCGTGAAGGGTGGCTTGGACCACATATTCGGAGTCATACtgctaaaaaacaaaagagtgaCATTATTTCCGACGCCATCTTGCCTAATTCTACTAAGAGAAGGACTCGGCGTGTCGATACCCAG CCATCAATAGAAACTGGCAACGAGCAAAAGAAAATCTCTGAACAGTCATTAGGAGAAACTGAAAATTCTGAAATAGTCGACGAACAACCAAAAAATGAGACTTCTGTGTCTCAAAACATCACCATGGAGTCAATAACAAACCCAGAAACCCAAGTAATAATCAGTAATAGCTCTGAAGATATCAGTATTGAACCTGAAAGTATCAGtaatgaaactgaaacagtctcAAACAAAATCACAGAGGAATCGactccagtccctgaggaatCTTCCGAACAAAAAGGAGGAGTCAAAAAATCAAAAAAGAGATTCCCATGTCGAGAGTGCGGCAAAGTTTATTTGCTGGCCGGTTGGTTGAGGACCCACAAGAAGATgcataaaaaagagagaattcTGGAGGAGCACAGGAGACAGCTAATGATGTTGAAAGAGATTGGACCAAATGACAACGAAGATGGAGGACAGAGCCTGGTGGAGACAAATGTCGTCGAAAAGAagcaaaggaagaaaaagaagactTTGGGTCTACAGGAAAGTCTTGatgacaaaaagaagaaaaagagccAGCTTACAAATGCAGTg CTGCTGAAGACTATGGATAACTCTTCTGATGTTCAGACAGCCgcagacaaaagcaaaaaacctGGTGGTGCAACTCGTGGCCAGTGCGTCTGCAAAGACTGCGGCAAAGTGTACGCTAGAAAAAACTGGCTGAGCTTGCACATGCTTGGCCACAGAAAAGCACTAATGGCCTTGCCTCAAAAAGCAAATGACGAGGCACCAAACAATGATGGGCAG ACGACACAAGAGGGTTCATCCACTGAGAATTCGAAAGGTCAAAAAGGAAAAGACGGTGGTAAAGCATCATTTCCGTGTCCCTTTTGCGATAAAGTCTTTCCACGAGCAATGCGGCTGATGGTGCACATGCAGATCCACTCGGGCGAGAAACCGTACTCCTATAGACAACGTAAAGAACAGTTTTACACTGACCCAACAAGACCCAGAGTGCCAGATACAGCCAAACAGGAG CCTGCAGTAGAAGGCAATGATGAAAAGGGGAAGGATGGAGAAAACGAAGTGACTAGGAGTCAGACTTCTGCAGTGTCGCAAGACCATGCAAGCGCTACAGAGCCTATGGAAACCGTTCAACCTCAATCAGTTTGCACTGGTAGAAAATTCAGCCTCCTTCCTCTGCAGTCATCTGGTGCTGCTACCATCCACAGCACAGCTCTTACAAGAACTGACTCAAAATCAGACAGTAATTTCAGTTTGCAGCCTAGAATTGTTCTAGATCCAGTTATAGCGGAATCCAGCCACTCTACATCATCTGAAGGGGGTGAATTTAAACCAGTAATTGTGGAAACTAGTGACATTCAGTTGCACCAAATGCCTGACTTAGAAACGAATTATGCTGCTACAGGTGGGCAGGTGAAGAGTCACCTTCCTCAAACTCCACTTGAAAATTCAAACACTTATGTCATCCAAAACCCATTGGCTGAGACGGATCATCCAGATATTGTTTGTGTTAAAGTAGGTTCAGTTCATAAATATCATGAAAATACCTCCAGCTCTGAAAAGCTGCTTGTCAGTATAGGGGACCAGCAGACCTCCGAGTCCCCAGAACTCAGAAAGTCTGAAATTTGCAAAAGGAAGGGTCAGGTAGAAAGCCGAGACTGCTCTTTGTTTGATGTGAAGCAGCACAAGGTGCGAGGTGATCCAGAACTTGTGGAAATGGATATACAATCACAGCAGTCAGGAAGCCAAATTCATACCCATGAGAAGTCAAGGTTTCTTGATATTGTAACAACTAAAAATATTCCACCCCACTCTGAATATCTAAAACGTGGTACAGATCAAACCTGTATTTCTGTTAGAAGGTCCACTGATATAGCTCTAACAACAGTTCCAGAATTTGTCTTAACTGAATCAAGTTCCAGTGCCATACATCAAGTGTCTCGTACCGAGTCAGGCTATATGATCCTCTCAGATgttagtgatgatgatgatgatgatgatgatgagtgggCAATTGTGTCCAATAACCCTgatgagaagaaagaaaagaaagctttGAAAATCTCTACCCCGCTTCCTGAGGGGTTGGCTGACGCAGGATCCGTCCCTAGCTCCTCTCATAAAGCTAGTGACTCTGACTCAGATGTTGCGTTTATGTTAGAAAAGACTGGCGAACAAAATTTCCCTGATGGTACACTCACTAACAGAGATGAGATGGCAGCCACTTCTGTCCAACAAACAAACGAGCCAAGTTCCACAGGGCAGAAGAGGTGGTTTACATGTTTGGCATGTGGTTTAACATTTGCTGGTGAGGCGTCCTTGACACAGCACATGAAGGTGCACTCTGTGTCTGCGGGGACCTACCAGAAGTCAAACGCCTTCAAGTCACTCAAGAAGAGGGTCAAGAACAATGAAACAAAGATTAAACAACAGGTTGTCCAAGTTCAG ACATCAGAAGTATGTAGTGCTGATTCAACAGACAACTCTGAAATCTCAGGAAAAAGCGACTCAACACTGATAAATGTCAATACAGCTAAGTTATCTGGAAGTTGCCCAGACATTGGTGCAACCAGTCAAAGTTCCAGGGCGGCCTCAAAGACAGTTGACAGAAAatcaaagaaaggaaaaagaattcTGCGCTGTTATTATTGTGGGAAAGCTTGCGAAAAAATAGAACTGCATCTCATGCATGATCACCCAAAGGAACCTAAGGTGATAGAAGCTTTGCATTTTAGCAACACCTTAGAAGAAAGGAAGAGATTATTGAGTCTTCTTTGCagtagcaaaaaaaagaaacattattaCACTACTAGGAACAAAAAGGAGGAAGACCTTGTTCATTGTATCTTTTGTCAGGGGTATTATCAACGAAATCAGTTTTGGAAACATGCTTTGATATGTGAGCAGAAACAACCAAAAGAGTTCATTGTAACTGAACCTGGCAGCAGTACAGAACTTCCCAACACTAGCCTAAGATCATGGCCCAGCTTAGCACAGAAAACCTTTGATCCAGAATCTGGGAACCTCATCAGTACTGTAAAACAGGCCACTCCAGAGTCTGTGAATCGTTCTTTACCTAAAGCTGAacaccacactacacattatGTATATTCCGTTTCTCCTGTTTCAGAAACTGGCAGTACTGAGGTAAACGCTATCCCTGATCACGGATCAGAGAGCTTGTCCATTTTATACACTGGTAACAGCTCAGCAATGATGACTCTTGATTCAGAATGTTCTGAACCACTCATTCTAGACTCACTCCACAATGCACTGGAGTTTCAGGAGTCTTGCCCCTGCACAGTACAGGAAACTCCCCCACTTGGAACCAAGGGCATTTCAGAAAAAGTACACCAGTCCACTTTGGAACCTGAAAATGGACTCGATACCGTTCTACCAACCCATACCCCAGTTTTAAGCAGTTCTTACCTCCTAGACACTGGGAGCACCAATCTACAACAAAACACTGATCAAGATTGCCAGAGTTCCTCGAAGCACACATTAGATTGCAGCGGAAAACATGTTACGCCTCAAGAATCAGTGAGCCGTTCGCATACTGTCAAATCAGACTGGACTATCATACCAACAGCTGTAAGTGTGGACTTGGAGCAAAATCTTGGCTCTGCTACAGAACCAGAGAGAACCGCCATAACAATGCCAGAACTTGCATCGGAGACGGCTGCCAGAAATAATCCTCATTCAGAATCAATCAATTGTCTAGTTGCAAACTTTTTTAGCAGTGATGCACAGAAAAATGCTAACCCAGAAACAGGAGACATTTCCTTTCAAGTTTTTGGAAATGATGAACATAGAGCCCCTGACATAGAATCACATTATCTTCTAATTCCAAATCATATTcctagagaaaaaaaacaaaccaccgGTCCAGAAATATACAGTGCAGCAACAAAGCAGTTTGATTCTGAAGGTCACATCAGAGATGACACAGAAGAGGGTGGTAAATGTACTGGTCAAGACAGTGATTTGAAACCTCTTGGCTTAAATTCCACCACAACAGTAAAGTGGAAATGGGACAGTCCGAGCAGGGATACAAAGAGAAGACGACAAAGTGACCACTTACAG CAGACATCaacagaagagagaaaaacatcACCAGTCACTTCCCAAGCTCCTGAGATGAAGCGCTGTTTacaaatatctgatgtctggaACAGTTTGAAAAAGAGCAAAGGAAAAGCTAAattaaaactgaagaaaaagcaTTACTGCTTATATTGTAAGAAACCTTCCCTCCGAATGACACAGCATCTCCTATCAGCACATGCTAGAGAACCAGAGGTGGCAAAGGCCCTTAGTTATGACAAGAAGGCAAAGGAAAGGAAACAGTTGCTGGATCTTCTGCAGAGCAAAGGAAACCTCTTACACAAAGATATGG GAAACTCCTAA
- the zgc:66474 gene encoding zinc finger protein 569 isoform X5, with the protein MTKLQLLHRALNERLMAAVEQIMEMVGGTVLEYEEETVRARKENEILRRRLRWMEGENPTDWPDPAAFPVPGEASLTDTLALESLIIKTEPIDSSDFQLYGPDASLTASVCTGNMEMVYPGTSAPVDAGIPDGMVWDSAQSYMAPLDFDPTLSTMARNRSQRRSFACPDCGKVFGREQRLMFHMRVHSDERPYTYRRRKTCFYGDKKRKKKLRGLSKTSREFIEDLSDSSEQTEHSTGSANVGISTSAGPTAPEVEPSEASDEASEHTSSSKLSETSAARPVGLKAKQGREKAKTAQCLQCNRAFTNLSRLAVHMKTHRKPLPSQDEQNIQGDSDRTDSGSQHLAKTIRNNDTEVEKAKAIGQRLFQCPECKKIFARSCWLTFHLKSHERERKRQKKKQLQNNSLKDVPQVSEEPKKEVATESSKVQVLKKIFACPYCDKVFAREGWLGPHIRSHTAKKQKSDIISDAILPNSTKRRTRRVDTQPSIETGNEQKKISEQSLGETENSEIVDEQPKNETSVSQNITMESITNPETQVIISNSSEDISIEPESISNETETVSNKITEESTPVPEESSEQKGGVKKSKKRFPCRECGKVYLLAGWLRTHKKMHKKERILEEHRRQLMMLKEIGPNDNEDGGQSLVETNVVEKKQRKKKKTLGLQESLDDKKKKKSQLTNAVLLKTMDNSSDVQTAADKSKKPGGATRGQCVCKDCGKVYARKNWLSLHMLGHRKALMALPQKANDEAPNNDGQTTQEGSSTENSKGQKGKDGGKASFPCPFCDKVFPRAMRLMVHMQIHSGEKPYSYRQRKEQFYTDPTRPRVPDTAKQEYQPEEDVLQESL; encoded by the exons ATGACCAAGTTGCAGCTCTTGCACCGTGCTCTAAACGAGCGGCTGATGGCGGCGGTGGAGCAGATCATGGAGATGGTGGGCGGCACGGTGCTGGAGTATGAAGAGGAGACGGTGAGAGCGCGCAAAGAGAACGAGATCCTCAGACGGAGGCTCCGGTGGATGGAGGGAGAAAATCCGACCGACTGGCCAG ATCCCGCTGCTTTCCCTGTCCCAGGTGAGGCCAGCCTGACAGACACACTAGCACTAGAGTCCCTAATTATCAAAACGGAGCCCATTGACTCCTCAGATTTCCAGTTATATGGACCTGATGCAAGTCTCACAGCATCGGTATGCACTGGCAATATGGAAATGGTTTATCCTGGTACCAGTGCTCCTGTTGATGCTGGCATTCCTGACGGTATGGTATGGGACTCGGCACAAAGCTATATGGCTCCTCTAGACTTTGACCCCACTCTGTCCACCATGGCAAGGAACAGGAGTCAGAGGAGGTCCTTTGCCTGCCCAGACTGTGGGAAAGTCTTCGGGAGGGAGCAGAGACTGATGTTCCACATGCGTGTCCACTCTGACGAGAGGCCCTATACATACCGCAGGCGTAAAACATGCTTTTATGGGGACAAGAAACGGAAGAAGAAATTACGAGGCCTTTCCAAG ACATCAAGAGAGTTCATAGAGGACCTGTCTGACTCTTCAGAGCAGACAGAGCACAGTACTGGATCAGCTAACGTCGGTATCTCAACAAGTGCTGGCCCCACAGCTCCAGAAGTAGAGCCAAGCGAGGCATCAGATGAAGCCAGTGAACACACCAGCAGCAGCAAGCTCTCTGAGACCAGTGCAGCCAGACCTGTAGGCCTTAAAGCTAAGCAAGGAAGAGAAAAGGCCAAGACAGCTCAGTGCCTGCAGTGTAACAGAGCCTTCACTAATTTATCACGGCTGGCAGTTCACATGAAGACCCACAGAAAGCCACTTCCCAGCCAAGATGAACAGAATATACAGGGTGACTCTGACAGAACAGACAGTGGATCACAACATCTTGCAAAG ACAATAAGGAACAACGACACTGAGGTGGAGAAGGCAAAAGCAATAGGTCAGAGGCTGTTTCAGTGCCCCGAGTGCAAGAAGATCTTTGCTCGCTCCTGTTGGCTCACCTTCCACTTGAAGTCACATGAACGAGAACGTAAGCGGCAGAAAAAGAAGCAGCTTCAAAATAACAGCCTGAAGGACGTCCCCCAGGTCTCAGAAGAG CCGAAGAAAGAGGTAGCTACTGAAAGCAGCAAAGTTCAAGTACTAAAGAAAATCTTTGCTTGCCCGTACTGCGATAAGGTTTTTGCTCGTGAAGGGTGGCTTGGACCACATATTCGGAGTCATACtgctaaaaaacaaaagagtgaCATTATTTCCGACGCCATCTTGCCTAATTCTACTAAGAGAAGGACTCGGCGTGTCGATACCCAG CCATCAATAGAAACTGGCAACGAGCAAAAGAAAATCTCTGAACAGTCATTAGGAGAAACTGAAAATTCTGAAATAGTCGACGAACAACCAAAAAATGAGACTTCTGTGTCTCAAAACATCACCATGGAGTCAATAACAAACCCAGAAACCCAAGTAATAATCAGTAATAGCTCTGAAGATATCAGTATTGAACCTGAAAGTATCAGtaatgaaactgaaacagtctcAAACAAAATCACAGAGGAATCGactccagtccctgaggaatCTTCCGAACAAAAAGGAGGAGTCAAAAAATCAAAAAAGAGATTCCCATGTCGAGAGTGCGGCAAAGTTTATTTGCTGGCCGGTTGGTTGAGGACCCACAAGAAGATgcataaaaaagagagaattcTGGAGGAGCACAGGAGACAGCTAATGATGTTGAAAGAGATTGGACCAAATGACAACGAAGATGGAGGACAGAGCCTGGTGGAGACAAATGTCGTCGAAAAGAagcaaaggaagaaaaagaagactTTGGGTCTACAGGAAAGTCTTGatgacaaaaagaagaaaaagagccAGCTTACAAATGCAGTg CTGCTGAAGACTATGGATAACTCTTCTGATGTTCAGACAGCCgcagacaaaagcaaaaaacctGGTGGTGCAACTCGTGGCCAGTGCGTCTGCAAAGACTGCGGCAAAGTGTACGCTAGAAAAAACTGGCTGAGCTTGCACATGCTTGGCCACAGAAAAGCACTAATGGCCTTGCCTCAAAAAGCAAATGACGAGGCACCAAACAATGATGGGCAG ACGACACAAGAGGGTTCATCCACTGAGAATTCGAAAGGTCAAAAAGGAAAAGACGGTGGTAAAGCATCATTTCCGTGTCCCTTTTGCGATAAAGTCTTTCCACGAGCAATGCGGCTGATGGTGCACATGCAGATCCACTCGGGCGAGAAACCGTACTCCTATAGACAACGTAAAGAACAGTTTTACACTGACCCAACAAGACCCAGAGTGCCAGATACAGCCAAACAGGAG tatcagccagaggaggatgtacTCCAGGAGAgtctttaa